A window of the Thermus albus genome harbors these coding sequences:
- the wecB gene encoding non-hydrolyzing UDP-N-acetylglucosamine 2-epimerase, which yields MARIRHKVLSVVGARPQFIKAALVSRALRNTPEVSEVLVHTGQHYDKNMSEVFFRELDIPEPDYNLGIGGGTHGQNTGRMLEAIEEVLLRERPHWVLVYGDTDSTLAGALAAAKLHIPVAHVEAGLRSFNRRMPEEINRVLTDHIADLLFAPTEVAVRNLLREGIPPDKVYWVGDVMYDAALYYGEKAEGQSRILSKLGLKPKGYILATIHRAENTDDPVRLGVILQAFAEVHREIPVVFPVHPRTRKRAEAFGLGPLLDAVMAVDPVGYLDMVMLEKNARLIATDSGGVQKEAFFYRVPCVTLREETEWQELLDLGWNKLAPPADVASIAGLLESQWVGSEGNPFGLGNTVNLIVQKLLSS from the coding sequence ATGGCGCGCATAAGACATAAAGTGCTAAGTGTGGTAGGGGCTCGACCCCAATTTATTAAAGCAGCCCTAGTATCCAGGGCTCTTCGCAATACTCCAGAGGTGTCTGAAGTCCTGGTGCATACCGGTCAGCACTACGATAAAAACATGTCAGAGGTATTTTTCCGCGAACTAGACATTCCCGAACCCGATTACAATTTGGGTATTGGCGGAGGCACTCATGGGCAAAATACAGGGCGAATGTTGGAGGCGATAGAAGAGGTGCTTTTACGGGAAAGGCCCCATTGGGTTTTAGTGTATGGAGATACCGACAGCACCCTAGCAGGGGCTTTGGCTGCGGCAAAGCTGCATATCCCCGTGGCTCACGTAGAAGCAGGCCTTCGCTCTTTTAACCGCCGTATGCCTGAGGAGATCAACCGCGTGCTTACGGACCACATCGCCGACCTCCTTTTTGCTCCCACCGAGGTAGCAGTTCGTAACCTTTTGCGGGAGGGAATACCTCCTGATAAGGTGTACTGGGTGGGGGATGTGATGTATGATGCCGCCCTTTACTACGGAGAAAAGGCGGAAGGGCAAAGCCGCATCTTGAGCAAGCTAGGCCTGAAGCCTAAGGGTTACATCTTGGCCACAATACATCGGGCAGAGAATACCGATGATCCGGTGCGTCTAGGGGTGATACTGCAGGCCTTTGCTGAGGTACATAGGGAGATACCTGTAGTGTTTCCCGTACACCCCCGTACCAGGAAACGGGCAGAAGCTTTTGGGTTGGGGCCCTTGCTGGATGCGGTAATGGCCGTGGATCCGGTAGGCTATCTTGATATGGTGATGCTGGAAAAAAATGCCCGCCTGATAGCCACTGATTCAGGCGGGGTTCAGAAGGAGGCTTTCTTTTACCGAGTGCCTTGCGTAACTTTGAGAGAGGAAACGGAGTGGCAAGAATTGTTGGATTTAGGTTGGAACAAGCTAGCTCCACCGGCTGATGTGGCTAGCATTGCTGGGCTTTTGGAGAGCCAATGGGTGGGTAGCGAGGGAAATCCCTTTGGGCTAGGGAACACAGTTAACTTAATTGTTCAAAAGTTGCTTTCGAGTTAG
- a CDS encoding glycosyltransferase: protein MARPIITTDAPGCRETVAHGVNGFLVPPRDLEALVEAMERFIRKPGLIERMGKESRKLAEERFDARKVNERFLREMGLD, encoded by the coding sequence ATGGCCCGGCCCATCATCACCACGGATGCCCCAGGTTGTCGGGAAACGGTGGCGCACGGGGTTAACGGTTTTCTGGTGCCCCCTCGGGACCTTGAGGCTTTGGTGGAGGCCATGGAGAGGTTTATTCGTAAGCCCGGGCTGATTGAACGTATGGGCAAGGAAAGCCGGAAGTTAGCCGAAGAACGGTTTGATGCCAGGAAGGTGAACGAGCGCTTTTTGCGGGAGATGGGGTTAGACTAA
- a CDS encoding sugar transferase produces MGFLRSPLLKRLLDIVGASFALLVFGPLMLYIALRIWMQIGRPVLFRQVRPGLHGKPFVMYKFRTMTQERDAEGRLLPDEKRLTPLGRFLRQYSLDELPEFINVLKGDMSLVGPRPLLMEYLDRYTAEQARRHEVKPGITGWAQVNGRNALSWEEKFRLDVWYVDNWNLLLDLKILLLTLVKVLRREGINAPGHATMPEFRGSDGKKEVG; encoded by the coding sequence ATGGGGTTTCTCCGCTCCCCTCTATTGAAGCGCCTATTGGACATCGTAGGGGCTTCCTTTGCCCTGCTGGTCTTTGGGCCCCTTATGCTTTATATTGCTCTTCGCATCTGGATGCAGATAGGTAGGCCTGTGCTGTTTAGACAGGTACGCCCCGGTCTTCACGGAAAACCATTTGTCATGTACAAGTTCCGCACCATGACGCAGGAGCGGGATGCTGAGGGCAGGCTTTTGCCAGACGAAAAGCGGTTGACCCCTTTGGGGCGTTTTCTCCGCCAATATAGCTTGGATGAGCTGCCTGAGTTTATAAATGTGCTAAAGGGGGATATGAGCCTAGTGGGGCCTAGGCCCCTTCTCATGGAGTATCTGGATCGGTACACCGCGGAGCAAGCCCGGCGCCATGAGGTGAAGCCGGGGATTACGGGATGGGCCCAGGTGAACGGGCGAAATGCCCTCTCTTGGGAGGAGAAGTTTCGCCTGGATGTGTGGTATGTGGACAACTGGAATCTACTCTTGGACCTCAAGATTTTGCTCCTTACCCTGGTCAAGGTGCTGCGGCGGGAGGGGATAAACGCACCGGGGCATGCCACCATGCCGGAGTTTAGGGGAAGCGACGGAAAGAAGGAGGTGGGATGA
- a CDS encoding acetyltransferase, with amino-acid sequence MMSELFVYGSGGFAREVAWLAQELGYAVRGFIDDNTERVGKVINGIPVLSFEEAKANAGAVPLALAVGSPQIREKLYIKAQEAGFAFSTLIHPRVERSQWMEIGEGTVIAAGSILTVNIRLGRQVQINLDCTIGHDVILDDFATLAPGVHVSGWVWIEKRAYVGTGAVIINGQEGAPLVIGEDAVVGAGAVVTKSVPPRTTVVGVPARPIQK; translated from the coding sequence ATGATGTCGGAACTCTTTGTTTATGGGTCGGGGGGGTTTGCGCGCGAGGTTGCTTGGTTAGCGCAGGAATTGGGCTATGCTGTCCGGGGATTCATTGATGACAATACAGAGAGAGTGGGAAAGGTCATCAATGGCATCCCAGTTCTGTCGTTTGAGGAAGCAAAGGCTAACGCTGGAGCAGTTCCTTTAGCTCTTGCTGTAGGCTCTCCGCAGATACGGGAAAAGCTCTATATAAAGGCACAGGAAGCAGGTTTTGCATTCTCCACTCTGATTCATCCTCGCGTGGAGCGATCCCAGTGGATGGAAATCGGGGAGGGTACGGTTATTGCGGCTGGAAGCATTTTAACGGTAAATATACGCCTTGGAAGACAAGTCCAAATAAACTTGGATTGCACCATAGGGCACGACGTCATCCTTGATGACTTCGCTACCCTTGCTCCGGGGGTGCATGTGTCTGGTTGGGTATGGATTGAAAAGCGGGCTTATGTGGGCACCGGCGCGGTCATCATCAACGGGCAGGAGGGGGCGCCCCTCGTGATCGGAGAAGACGCCGTAGTAGGTGCGGGAGCGGTGGTGACCAAATCTGTTCCGCCTAGGACCACGGTAGTTGGGGTGCCAGCCAGGCCTATTCAGAAATGA
- a CDS encoding DegT/DnrJ/EryC1/StrS family aminotransferase produces MKRIFLSPPHLSGLEEAFLKEALDSGWIAPLGPQVEAFEREFAQAVGAKHALALSSGTAAIHLSLILAGVGPGDEVVVSTLTFAASAFPVLYLGARPVFVDSERTSWNMDPALLAEFLEGRAKRGRLPKAVVLVHLYGQSADVDPIRNLCQEYGVTLIEDAAEALGSTYKGQSPGTLGQAGIFSFNGNKIITTSGGGMLVSPEEGWIARARKLATQAREPVPWYEHQEVGYNYRLSNLLAAVGRAQLRSLEERVQARRAIFARYAQALSHLPGLAFQPEAPWGRHTRWLSVMLVDEEAFGLGPEAIRQALEAQGIEARPVWKPLHLQPAFQGAETVGGEVAEDLFRCGLCLPSGSSLTPEDQDRVIEAILSLAESPH; encoded by the coding sequence ATGAAGCGCATTTTCCTTTCCCCACCCCATCTTTCTGGCTTAGAAGAAGCCTTCCTAAAGGAAGCCCTTGACTCGGGGTGGATTGCCCCCTTGGGGCCCCAGGTGGAGGCCTTTGAACGGGAGTTCGCCCAGGCGGTGGGGGCTAAGCATGCCTTGGCCCTGAGCTCCGGTACCGCGGCCATTCACCTATCCCTAATCCTGGCGGGGGTGGGGCCAGGGGATGAGGTGGTGGTCTCCACCCTGACCTTTGCCGCCAGCGCTTTTCCCGTGCTCTACCTGGGGGCCAGGCCGGTTTTCGTGGATAGCGAAAGGACCTCCTGGAATATGGACCCCGCCCTTTTGGCAGAGTTTCTTGAGGGGAGGGCCAAGAGGGGGCGGCTTCCTAAGGCGGTGGTTCTGGTGCACCTATACGGTCAAAGCGCCGATGTGGACCCCATACGAAACCTTTGCCAGGAGTATGGGGTCACCCTTATTGAGGACGCCGCGGAGGCCTTGGGGAGCACCTACAAGGGCCAAAGCCCCGGGACCTTGGGTCAAGCGGGGATTTTTTCCTTTAACGGCAACAAGATTATCACCACCTCCGGCGGGGGCATGTTGGTTTCCCCTGAGGAGGGGTGGATTGCCCGGGCCCGGAAGCTGGCCACCCAGGCCCGGGAACCGGTGCCTTGGTACGAGCATCAGGAGGTGGGGTACAACTATCGGCTAAGCAACCTCCTGGCGGCGGTGGGCCGGGCCCAGCTTAGGTCTTTAGAGGAACGGGTGCAAGCGAGAAGGGCCATTTTTGCCCGGTATGCTCAGGCCCTTTCCCACCTTCCGGGGCTTGCCTTCCAGCCCGAGGCCCCATGGGGCCGGCATACCCGCTGGCTTAGCGTGATGCTGGTGGACGAAGAGGCGTTTGGCCTAGGGCCTGAGGCCATCCGTCAAGCCCTCGAGGCCCAGGGCATAGAAGCCCGCCCCGTTTGGAAGCCCCTCCATCTGCAGCCCGCTTTTCAAGGAGCGGAAACAGTGGGCGGGGAGGTGGCGGAGGACCTTTTCCGGTGTGGCCTGTGCCTGCCCTCAGGTTCCTCCTTGACACCGGAGGACCAGGACCGGGTCATTGAGGCCATCCTCTCGTTGGCTGAGTCCCCGCATTAG
- a CDS encoding polysaccharide biosynthesis protein has protein sequence MRGIIKFLLDLSLWTLAAPLAMVLRLEGLPPQYREAAVVYTLLGIPLKALLIALFGLHRQAWSRVGVRDLLRLGLAVASGGGILFAFALVLNAYLPLPRSVPVISTALAFLLLGGMRLGVRLYWEGKRGRGVRGTRVLVVGAGEAGSMVVREMLRHPEAGLYPVGFLDDDPNKRGQTIAGIRVLGRLDDLPQVARAWEAEEVLVAIPSAPGSVVRKVVELARAVGVRYRILPGIYEILSGRVSISQIREVRLEDLLRREPVRLDLEEIAGYLEGRVVLVTGAGGSIGGELVRQVARFHPERLVLLGRGENSLFLLEKELEAQWPELRHQVVADVRDRKRLRYIFQVHRPQVVFHAAAHKHVPLMEANPDEAILNNVRGTQNVVELCLEFRVERLVNISTDKAVNPTSVMGASKRVAEQVVAWRASQAASWQHLVSVRFGNVLGSRGSVVPLFLEQIKRGGPVTVTHPEMRRYFMTIPEAAQLVLQAGGMGGKGKVYVLDMGEPVRILDLAKDLIRLAGLEPYRDIEIVFTGMRPGEKLFEELLTAEEGIEATRHQKILVAKGAEPPPDFPQLLEELYKVSQNRDGAEIRRALQRLIPSYRPGYVPVGGSDGL, from the coding sequence ATGAGGGGAATTATCAAGTTTCTTTTGGACCTTTCCCTTTGGACCTTGGCGGCGCCTTTGGCCATGGTGCTCCGCTTGGAGGGGCTTCCGCCCCAATACCGGGAGGCCGCGGTTGTCTACACCCTGCTGGGTATCCCCCTTAAAGCCCTTCTCATCGCCCTTTTTGGCCTCCACCGGCAGGCCTGGAGCCGGGTAGGGGTGCGGGATCTCCTGCGGTTGGGTTTGGCGGTGGCCTCGGGCGGCGGTATCCTCTTTGCCTTTGCACTGGTCCTTAACGCTTACCTTCCCCTGCCTCGGAGCGTGCCTGTCATCTCTACCGCTTTGGCCTTTCTGCTCCTGGGGGGGATGCGCCTGGGCGTGCGCCTCTACTGGGAGGGCAAAAGGGGCAGAGGGGTTAGGGGGACCCGGGTTTTGGTGGTGGGGGCAGGCGAGGCGGGAAGCATGGTGGTGCGGGAGATGCTCCGTCACCCCGAGGCCGGCCTTTACCCCGTGGGCTTTTTGGACGACGACCCCAACAAGAGGGGGCAGACCATTGCGGGGATCCGGGTCCTGGGAAGGCTGGATGACCTTCCCCAGGTGGCCCGGGCTTGGGAGGCAGAAGAGGTTTTGGTGGCCATTCCCTCGGCTCCTGGGTCGGTGGTGCGGAAGGTGGTGGAGTTGGCCCGGGCCGTGGGGGTCCGCTACCGTATCCTTCCGGGCATTTATGAGATTCTCTCTGGCCGGGTAAGCATCTCCCAAATCCGGGAGGTGCGTTTAGAGGACCTTTTGCGCCGCGAGCCCGTGCGCTTGGACCTGGAGGAGATAGCAGGTTACCTGGAAGGCCGGGTGGTCCTGGTGACCGGGGCAGGGGGGTCCATTGGCGGCGAGCTGGTGCGCCAGGTGGCCCGGTTCCACCCGGAGCGGTTGGTCCTTTTGGGCCGCGGGGAGAATAGCCTTTTTCTCCTGGAGAAGGAGTTGGAGGCCCAATGGCCCGAACTCCGGCATCAGGTGGTGGCCGATGTGCGGGACCGGAAGCGCTTGCGGTACATTTTCCAGGTGCATAGACCCCAGGTGGTCTTTCATGCTGCCGCCCACAAGCACGTGCCCCTCATGGAGGCCAACCCTGACGAAGCCATTTTGAATAACGTGCGGGGTACCCAAAACGTGGTGGAGCTTTGCTTGGAGTTTAGGGTGGAGCGGTTGGTGAACATCTCCACCGACAAGGCGGTGAACCCCACCTCGGTTATGGGGGCTAGCAAAAGGGTGGCGGAGCAGGTGGTGGCTTGGAGGGCCTCGCAAGCCGCTTCCTGGCAGCATCTGGTGTCGGTGCGCTTTGGCAACGTCCTGGGGAGCCGGGGAAGCGTGGTGCCCCTTTTCCTGGAACAGATAAAAAGGGGTGGTCCGGTGACCGTGACCCATCCCGAGATGCGCCGCTACTTCATGACCATCCCTGAAGCGGCTCAGCTGGTGTTGCAGGCGGGCGGCATGGGCGGCAAAGGAAAGGTGTATGTGCTGGACATGGGAGAGCCGGTAAGGATCCTGGACCTCGCCAAGGACCTAATCCGGCTTGCGGGCCTCGAGCCCTACCGGGACATAGAAATTGTGTTTACGGGAATGCGGCCAGGAGAGAAACTCTTTGAGGAGCTCTTAACCGCAGAGGAGGGTATAGAGGCAACCCGCCATCAAAAGATTCTGGTGGCTAAGGGAGCAGAGCCTCCCCCTGATTTCCCCCAGCTTCTAGAGGAGCTTTACAAGGTCTCCCAAAACCGGGATGGAGCAGAAATCCGAAGGGCGCTTCAGAGGCTTATTCCCAGTTACCGCCCCGGGTATGTGCCCGTAGGTGGCTCGGATGGGTTATAG
- a CDS encoding Wzz/FepE/Etk N-terminal domain-containing protein, translating to MVETPADELSLRDILETLKRQRLWILSLPVVFGAAALVYGFFIAEPRYASTATVNVAPVQVQAQLEQRIQVQGQSLLTFEGLKALAFSEEVTREVWEALRKEGKLPTAWQDQGGSPGLERMVKDFRIKNESPRQQVVPQGQVPPVVASLTVEAPSPKVAARAANLWAEAVTKRVNLIPLARLEANLEALEEQIAPAEKTYQEAQARFEAFQRSTTLAQDKAELEAKTGERVSLDQERSALERDLAAVRGRIGALEAEARRQAALVPIGTSPDQLAIIGRRLREAQENLKREAERARQSYVAAAQVLESFRGKERIPIWQAELAAYTDGYASAQSRLLAIQKELAVNQTRLAEARARLAEYKAQLPGLSLENLVAGLTVEEAEALVAERLKEADARVKAAEAAWQAYQRESQLNVLKQQLGGFSDRVAGIRSRLEKIPTEKAVLQRKLEEAEAELAKQPQLLALEREVVADPVVAAALARGGDLQALVGLKLKNQELNPTHQKLLFSVLDLRADLAALEREEQALRGEESRLLPQVASLQERIADEEAKRARLSLELDVARDLYNAVYRYAESLKRLAAQPGTRLREVSPDVLRFRDQVVELEGQKAALEAERSGLERNLKEYDRRIQALKSQMAAQEREREAVLLEYNTKKAAYEAFRARYDQIATLTGFDLAFDNPNPEYQRIRSVLIDTQAEEARLLSRKAALEARMAQVEARINLLKERVARAQVEEERVRQALELSRNAYVALVQKRTDLQIELASSQNSLAQVIAPAYPIYEKVAPKRALILALAVFLGLVLGVMAAFVAEALRPPQPEAARG from the coding sequence ATGGTGGAGACCCCCGCCGACGAGCTTTCTCTAAGGGATATCCTGGAAACCCTCAAGCGGCAACGGCTTTGGATTCTCTCCCTCCCCGTGGTCTTTGGGGCCGCGGCCCTGGTCTACGGTTTTTTCATCGCCGAACCCCGGTACGCCTCTACCGCCACGGTGAATGTGGCCCCGGTGCAGGTGCAGGCGCAGCTGGAGCAGCGCATCCAGGTGCAGGGGCAAAGCCTCCTCACCTTTGAGGGGCTCAAGGCCTTGGCCTTTTCCGAGGAGGTGACCCGGGAGGTTTGGGAGGCCTTGCGCAAGGAGGGGAAGCTGCCCACCGCTTGGCAGGACCAAGGGGGTAGCCCGGGCCTGGAGCGCATGGTGAAGGATTTCCGCATCAAAAACGAGTCCCCCCGCCAGCAAGTGGTGCCCCAGGGGCAGGTGCCCCCCGTGGTGGCCTCCCTGACGGTGGAGGCCCCAAGCCCCAAGGTGGCGGCTAGGGCGGCCAACCTTTGGGCGGAGGCGGTGACCAAGCGGGTGAACCTCATTCCCTTAGCCCGCCTCGAGGCCAACCTCGAGGCCCTTGAGGAGCAGATCGCGCCTGCGGAAAAAACCTACCAGGAAGCCCAGGCCCGCTTTGAGGCCTTCCAACGCTCCACCACCCTGGCCCAGGACAAGGCGGAGCTGGAAGCCAAGACCGGCGAGAGGGTGAGCCTGGACCAGGAGCGTTCGGCCTTGGAGCGGGACCTGGCCGCGGTTAGGGGCAGGATAGGGGCCCTCGAGGCGGAGGCCAGGAGGCAAGCGGCCCTGGTGCCCATCGGCACCAGCCCGGACCAGCTGGCCATCATCGGCAGGCGGTTGAGGGAGGCCCAGGAGAATCTCAAGCGGGAAGCGGAGAGGGCCAGGCAAAGTTACGTGGCCGCGGCCCAGGTGTTGGAGAGTTTCCGCGGTAAGGAGCGCATCCCCATTTGGCAGGCGGAGCTTGCCGCCTACACCGATGGCTACGCCTCCGCCCAATCTCGCTTGCTGGCCATTCAGAAGGAGCTGGCGGTGAACCAAACCCGGCTGGCGGAGGCCCGGGCCCGCCTCGCGGAGTACAAGGCCCAGCTCCCTGGTCTATCCCTGGAGAACCTGGTGGCGGGTTTAACGGTGGAGGAGGCGGAGGCCCTGGTGGCGGAGCGGCTTAAGGAGGCGGATGCCCGGGTGAAGGCGGCGGAGGCGGCGTGGCAGGCGTACCAGCGGGAGAGCCAGCTAAACGTGTTGAAGCAGCAGCTTGGGGGGTTTTCTGACCGGGTGGCGGGGATACGTTCCCGGTTGGAGAAGATTCCCACGGAAAAGGCCGTCCTCCAGCGGAAGCTAGAAGAAGCTGAGGCCGAGTTGGCCAAGCAACCCCAGCTGTTAGCCTTGGAAAGGGAGGTGGTGGCGGACCCGGTGGTGGCCGCGGCTCTTGCCCGGGGTGGGGATCTCCAAGCCCTGGTGGGCCTGAAACTCAAGAACCAAGAGCTTAACCCCACACACCAGAAGCTACTCTTCAGCGTTTTGGACCTGCGGGCTGACCTTGCCGCCTTAGAGCGGGAGGAGCAGGCCTTACGTGGGGAGGAGTCCCGTTTGCTGCCGCAGGTGGCGTCTTTGCAGGAGCGGATAGCGGACGAGGAGGCCAAGCGGGCGCGTCTATCGCTGGAGCTGGACGTGGCCCGGGACCTGTACAACGCGGTGTACCGGTATGCGGAGAGCTTGAAGCGGTTGGCGGCGCAGCCTGGGACGCGGCTAAGGGAGGTGAGCCCGGATGTGCTGCGCTTCCGGGACCAGGTGGTGGAGCTGGAGGGGCAGAAGGCGGCTTTGGAGGCGGAACGATCGGGCTTGGAGCGCAACCTAAAGGAGTATGACCGGCGCATCCAGGCCCTCAAGTCCCAGATGGCGGCCCAGGAAAGGGAGAGGGAGGCCGTCCTCCTGGAATACAACACCAAGAAGGCGGCCTACGAGGCCTTCCGCGCCCGTTACGACCAGATCGCTACCCTTACCGGGTTTGACCTGGCCTTTGACAACCCCAATCCCGAGTACCAGCGCATCAGGAGCGTCCTCATAGACACCCAAGCGGAGGAGGCCCGGCTCCTTTCCCGCAAGGCGGCCCTCGAGGCCCGCATGGCCCAGGTGGAGGCCCGCATCAACCTCCTCAAGGAACGGGTGGCCCGGGCCCAGGTGGAGGAGGAGAGGGTGCGCCAGGCCCTGGAGCTTTCCCGTAACGCCTATGTGGCCCTGGTGCAGAAGCGCACGGACCTGCAGATTGAGCTGGCCAGCTCGCAAAACTCCTTGGCCCAGGTGATCGCCCCCGCCTACCCCATCTACGAGAAGGTGGCCCCCAAGCGGGCCCTTATCCTGGCCTTGGCGGTCTTCCTGGGGCTTGTCCTGGGGGTGATGGCGGCCTTTGTGGCGGAGGCTCTGCGGCCGCCCCAGCCGGAAGCCGCAAGGGGATAA
- the rplU gene encoding 50S ribosomal protein L21, whose translation MFAIVKTGGKQYRVEPGLKLRVEKLMAEPGSQVELPVLLLGGEKTAVGAPFVEGAKVVAEVLGHGKGKKITVSRFKAKVQYRRKKGHRQPYTEILIKEIQG comes from the coding sequence ATGTTTGCCATTGTCAAGACCGGTGGAAAGCAGTACCGGGTGGAGCCTGGGCTTAAGCTGCGGGTGGAGAAGCTTATGGCCGAGCCCGGGAGCCAGGTGGAGCTTCCCGTCCTCCTCCTGGGCGGGGAGAAGACGGCGGTGGGCGCTCCTTTCGTGGAGGGGGCCAAGGTGGTGGCCGAGGTCCTGGGCCACGGCAAAGGCAAGAAGATTACCGTTTCCCGCTTCAAGGCCAAGGTGCAGTACCGCAGGAAAAAGGGGCACCGCCAGCCCTACACGGAGATTCTCATCAAGGAGATCCAGGGGTGA
- the rpmA gene encoding 50S ribosomal protein L27, with amino-acid sequence MAHKKGLGSTKNGRDSQAKRLGVKRYGGQVVRAGNILVRQRGTRFKPGKNVGMGRDFTLFALVDGVVEFQDKGRLGRYVHVRPLA; translated from the coding sequence ATGGCACATAAAAAGGGTTTGGGTTCCACCAAAAACGGACGGGATTCCCAGGCCAAGCGCCTTGGGGTGAAGCGGTATGGGGGCCAGGTGGTGAGGGCCGGGAACATCCTGGTGCGCCAGCGGGGCACCCGGTTTAAGCCCGGCAAGAACGTGGGCATGGGCCGGGACTTCACCCTCTTCGCCCTGGTGGACGGGGTGGTGGAGTTCCAGGATAAGGGGCGGCTAGGCCGCTATGTGCACGTGCGCCCCTTGGCCTAG
- the obgE gene encoding GTPase ObgE has protein sequence MFQDVLTITVAAGRGGDGAVSFRREKFVPKGGPDGGDGGRGGSVYLRARGSVDSLAELSKRTYKAEDGEHGKGSGQHGRAGRDLYIEVPRGTRVLDADTGEFLGDLTEEGQVLLVARGGEGGRGNMHFVTPTRQAPRFAEAGEEGERRRLRLELLLIADVGLVGYPNAGKSSLLAATTRAQPKIAPYPFTTLSPNLGVVEVGEGRFTLADIPGIIEGASQGKGLGLEFLRHIARTRVLLYVLDATQEPLKTFRTLRKEVEAYDPALLQRPSLVALNKVDLLGPEEVAQRVAELSQEGFPVLPVSALTGEGLEGLKEALLSLVQATPAPELPKPTPRVEVEAGVEVVPLEEGVYQVRSSALERYLKRLKGDLSEAAGYLQEVFRRHGVEAALRAKGVRAGDIVRIGEREFEYIPG, from the coding sequence ATGTTCCAAGACGTCCTGACCATCACCGTCGCTGCCGGTAGGGGTGGCGACGGTGCCGTCTCTTTCCGTCGGGAGAAGTTTGTGCCTAAGGGCGGTCCCGATGGAGGGGATGGGGGTCGTGGGGGAAGCGTCTACCTGAGGGCCAGGGGAAGCGTGGACTCCCTCGCTGAGCTTTCCAAGCGCACCTACAAGGCGGAAGACGGGGAGCACGGGAAGGGAAGCGGCCAGCATGGCCGTGCTGGACGGGACCTTTACATCGAGGTGCCCCGGGGTACCCGGGTTTTGGATGCGGATACCGGGGAGTTCCTAGGGGACCTCACGGAGGAAGGCCAGGTCCTCCTGGTGGCCCGGGGAGGGGAGGGGGGTAGGGGGAACATGCACTTCGTCACCCCCACCCGCCAGGCCCCCCGTTTTGCCGAGGCGGGGGAGGAGGGGGAGAGAAGGAGGCTTCGCCTCGAGCTCCTGCTCATCGCGGACGTGGGCCTGGTGGGCTACCCCAACGCCGGCAAGTCCAGCCTCCTGGCCGCCACCACCCGGGCCCAGCCCAAGATCGCCCCTTATCCCTTCACCACCCTAAGCCCCAACCTGGGGGTGGTGGAGGTGGGGGAGGGGCGCTTCACCCTGGCGGACATCCCCGGGATCATCGAGGGGGCCAGCCAGGGAAAGGGCTTGGGGCTTGAGTTCCTAAGGCATATCGCCCGCACCCGGGTTCTGCTCTACGTTCTGGACGCCACCCAGGAGCCCCTTAAGACCTTCCGCACCCTGCGGAAGGAGGTGGAGGCCTACGACCCCGCCCTCCTCCAGCGGCCAAGCCTCGTGGCCCTCAACAAGGTGGACCTCCTGGGGCCGGAGGAGGTGGCCCAAAGGGTGGCGGAGCTTTCCCAAGAGGGCTTTCCCGTCCTGCCGGTGAGCGCCCTCACGGGGGAGGGGCTTGAGGGCCTAAAGGAGGCCCTTCTCAGCCTGGTGCAGGCCACCCCGGCCCCCGAGCTTCCCAAGCCCACCCCCAGGGTGGAGGTGGAGGCGGGGGTGGAGGTGGTGCCCCTGGAGGAGGGGGTGTACCAGGTACGCTCCTCCGCCTTGGAGCGTTACCTTAAGCGGCTAAAGGGGGACCTTTCCGAGGCCGCCGGCTACCTGCAGGAGGTCTTCCGGCGCCACGGGGTGGAGGCGGCCCTTAGGGCCAAGGGGGTGCGGGCGGGGGATATCGTGCGCATCGGGGAGCGGGAGTTTGAGTACATCCCGGGCTAG
- the nadD gene encoding nicotinate-nucleotide adenylyltransferase gives MRIGLFGGSFDPIHLGHLIAASEAQRALGLDRVLFVVAARPPHKTPVAPDWARYEMVLLATAEEEGFWPSRLELDRPGLSYTVDTLREAKRLFPGDELFFITGADAYRDVLTWKEGHRLHELCTLVAVARPGYPLDRMPVPVVPLLVPEVGISSSEIRRRLKEGQSVRFWVPRPVEVYLERHGFYR, from the coding sequence TTGCGGATTGGGCTGTTTGGCGGGAGCTTTGACCCCATCCACCTGGGGCACCTGATCGCCGCCAGTGAGGCCCAAAGGGCCTTGGGGCTGGACCGGGTGCTCTTTGTGGTGGCCGCCCGCCCCCCCCACAAGACCCCCGTGGCCCCCGACTGGGCCCGCTACGAGATGGTCCTCCTGGCCACGGCGGAGGAGGAGGGGTTTTGGCCCTCGAGGCTGGAGCTGGACCGGCCTGGCCTGAGCTACACCGTGGACACCCTAAGGGAGGCCAAAAGGCTTTTCCCCGGGGATGAGCTCTTCTTCATCACCGGGGCCGATGCCTACCGGGATGTCCTCACCTGGAAGGAGGGGCACCGGCTCCACGAGCTCTGCACCCTGGTGGCCGTGGCCCGGCCCGGCTACCCCTTGGACCGGATGCCGGTGCCCGTGGTGCCCCTTTTGGTCCCGGAGGTGGGGATCTCCAGCAGCGAGATCCGTAGGCGCCTCAAGGAGGGCCAAAGCGTGCGCTTCTGGGTGCCCAGGCCCGTGGAGGTGTACCTTGAACGGCACGGTTTCTACCGCTGA